From Lentimicrobiaceae bacterium, a single genomic window includes:
- a CDS encoding glycosyltransferase family 39 protein: MKLPEHLTSLLKSKLNNYWLSVIAILIVAAALRLTGLNFSYSNDELSALLRVRYSSFSELVSKGFYVDGHPGGIQVFLYYWVKLFGMSETAVRLPFALGGVLATFMAIRLFTRWFNPAAGLLTGAFIAFLQFPLLYSQIARPYGSGLLFSLIMTWYWTKLLFDEKPLKRDALAYALAAAACMYNHYFSFLLALIIGITGLFYLKKDRIIHYLLAGLLAAALFSPHIYITLNHLSIGGVGQWLDKPETAWLFKHIFYVFNDSIIMLLIVAVSMAVLFLFSGQFIKPTKFHLFALLFFILPFLVGFFYSRYVNPVLQHSVLIFSFPFFLALLFSFTEKISARRLNQLVLVVLISGTSQTIAGNNYYTSQHFGEFRGIAQTIAGWNQQFGQDKITRAISVNNPWYIDYYLLQTPQGKTTFEQYDNRGGTYLDSLSTILNQCRTEYFMYAWTKPVPLEIKDMIQARFPCILSDTNFGGLSEATLYQRKHDLCHGPKADTLFRVTKQQNKDLPDNYLILDSLEYSPGYEGIPADLPIPTGIQLVASAEVFASNPQNESVLVVSFHNDAGETVHYLGARFNLFCLPGSWGQVRQTIWLPSSALLHNRMKVYVWNKNREKLTIRNLSITAEAPVGKN; encoded by the coding sequence ATGAAACTTCCGGAACACCTGACTTCATTGTTAAAAAGCAAACTGAACAATTATTGGTTATCTGTAATTGCCATACTGATAGTTGCGGCTGCTTTGCGTTTAACCGGACTTAATTTTTCTTACTCAAACGATGAGTTAAGTGCCTTACTAAGAGTCCGCTACAGTTCATTCAGCGAATTGGTGTCTAAAGGTTTTTATGTTGATGGCCACCCCGGAGGAATTCAGGTATTTCTTTACTACTGGGTAAAACTTTTCGGCATGAGTGAAACGGCTGTCCGCTTACCCTTTGCACTGGGTGGAGTATTAGCCACTTTCATGGCCATCAGGCTGTTTACAAGGTGGTTCAACCCGGCGGCGGGCTTATTAACCGGCGCTTTTATTGCATTTCTTCAATTTCCTCTGCTATACAGCCAGATTGCCCGCCCTTATGGCTCAGGATTACTTTTCAGCCTGATCATGACCTGGTACTGGACAAAATTGTTGTTTGACGAAAAACCTTTGAAACGTGATGCGTTGGCATATGCACTTGCCGCTGCAGCCTGCATGTATAATCATTATTTCAGCTTTTTACTGGCTTTAATAATTGGAATAACGGGACTGTTCTATTTAAAAAAAGACAGAATAATACATTATCTGCTGGCCGGCTTACTGGCTGCCGCCCTGTTCTCTCCTCATATTTACATAACGCTCAACCATTTAAGCATCGGCGGTGTTGGTCAGTGGCTCGACAAACCTGAAACGGCCTGGCTGTTTAAACATATTTTTTATGTGTTTAACGATTCCATTATCATGTTATTGATCGTAGCAGTATCCATGGCAGTATTATTTCTCTTTTCCGGTCAATTTATCAAACCAACTAAATTCCACCTGTTTGCGTTGTTGTTTTTTATCCTACCTTTCCTGGTCGGATTTTTTTATTCACGCTATGTGAATCCGGTATTGCAACACAGTGTCCTAATATTTTCCTTTCCATTTTTTCTGGCGCTGCTGTTCTCCTTTACAGAGAAAATATCGGCCAGGCGCTTAAATCAGTTGGTGCTTGTTGTATTAATCAGCGGCACTTCACAAACCATTGCAGGAAATAATTATTACACCAGCCAGCATTTTGGCGAGTTCAGGGGCATAGCACAAACTATAGCCGGATGGAATCAGCAATTCGGGCAGGATAAAATAACCAGGGCTATCAGCGTAAATAACCCATGGTATATCGATTATTATCTCTTACAAACGCCTCAAGGCAAAACAACATTCGAGCAATATGACAACAGAGGCGGTACATATCTCGACAGCCTTTCAACTATTCTTAATCAGTGCCGGACAGAATATTTCATGTATGCCTGGACCAAACCAGTTCCGTTAGAGATTAAGGACATGATTCAAGCCCGCTTCCCATGCATTCTTTCCGATACCAATTTCGGAGGATTATCAGAAGCTACTTTATATCAGCGTAAGCATGATTTGTGCCATGGCCCGAAAGCTGACACCCTCTTCAGGGTAACAAAACAACAAAACAAAGATCTGCCAGACAATTACCTTATATTAGACAGCCTTGAATATAGCCCGGGTTATGAAGGAATACCAGCCGATTTACCCATACCAACCGGCATTCAACTCGTTGCATCAGCAGAAGTATTCGCATCAAATCCACAGAATGAATCTGTGCTGGTTGTATCATTTCACAATGACGCTGGTGAAACAGTACATTATCTGGGTGCCCGGTTCAACCTTTTCTGCCTGCCCGGGAGCTGGGGTCAAGTCAGACAGACAATCTGGTTACCATCATCAGCATTACTCCACAACAGAATGAAAGTTTATGTGTGGAATAAAAATCGCGAAAAGCTCACCATCCGAAATTTATCAATAACTGCTGAAGCACCCGTCGGTAAAAACTAA
- a CDS encoding BatA domain-containing protein, with protein sequence MLFINPYLLFGLFAVLIPIAIHLFNFRKYRKVYFSNVRFLRELQQKTQKQSRLLHLLVLLLRILTIVFLVLAFAQPYLPSATKTAPGQISVVSIFIDNSFSMEASGTKGRLIDEAKMAASEIAAAYKPDDLFQLLTNDFEGKHQRLVTKDEFIEMLKDVKPSPSVRSLAEIAPRQADLLNAHRTPSKSAYIISDFQQSTIMAHWPETTEGIAFYAVPIQSANTNNLYIDSCWFENPFIRLNQTVKLMASVKNTATSDLEKIPLKLMINGQQRAVASVSVKAGGNTLIELPFNNTQAGIIQGMVEISDYPVTYDDNYYFTFRVSDKIPVLAINSKDDNAYLHSVFALDSVIDFSTIQAKQTDYSTLSNYPLIILNDVEQLSSGAIQELIKYTNQGGNLFIFPSLGADLNSLNQLLASLKTDQLIKIDSARSAVASVNMKHSIFKDVFEKQGLSEENTDLPFISRHFKISASSTGSSEVLMTLNNGDPFLITTNTGEGRVYLCAVPARDNAGNWPRHALFVPAMLNIAFNSGHPVPMMYYTGTSEGINLGNIRPAEDNIFKISANNESNAFIPEFRRMEGQSVIFMNDQIKEAGIYQVLSGQKLATQLAFNYNRNESDLSLADNSAIEKLAEEHKEFTILTPGGKPLNEIISDSQQKKELWKWLIIAALLCIAGEVILLRTFRKNKAVSA encoded by the coding sequence ATGCTATTTATTAATCCCTATTTACTTTTTGGACTATTTGCGGTATTGATACCCATTGCTATCCATCTTTTCAATTTCAGGAAATACCGGAAAGTATATTTCAGCAATGTCAGATTTCTGCGAGAGCTACAGCAAAAAACGCAAAAACAATCCCGGTTGCTGCATCTGTTGGTCCTTTTGCTCAGGATTTTAACCATAGTTTTTTTGGTGCTGGCTTTTGCTCAACCATATTTACCTTCTGCAACAAAAACTGCACCCGGCCAAATCAGTGTTGTCAGTATATTTATTGACAACTCATTCAGTATGGAAGCCTCAGGCACAAAAGGCCGCCTGATTGATGAAGCAAAGATGGCGGCCAGTGAAATTGCGGCTGCTTATAAACCTGACGATTTATTTCAATTGCTTACCAATGATTTTGAAGGCAAACATCAGCGGCTTGTTACAAAAGACGAATTTATAGAAATGCTCAAGGATGTGAAGCCTTCTCCATCAGTGAGATCGCTTGCAGAAATTGCACCGAGACAAGCCGATTTGCTCAATGCTCATCGCACACCATCGAAGTCAGCCTATATTATTTCTGATTTTCAACAGAGTACAATAATGGCTCATTGGCCTGAGACTACTGAGGGCATTGCATTTTATGCCGTACCAATCCAATCAGCAAATACCAACAATTTATACATTGATTCCTGTTGGTTTGAGAACCCGTTTATAAGGCTTAATCAAACGGTAAAGCTCATGGCAAGTGTAAAAAATACAGCCACATCAGATCTTGAAAAAATACCTCTAAAACTGATGATTAACGGGCAGCAGCGGGCAGTTGCTTCTGTATCAGTAAAAGCTGGCGGAAACACCCTGATTGAATTACCTTTTAATAATACCCAGGCCGGAATCATTCAAGGAATGGTTGAAATAAGCGATTATCCGGTTACTTATGATGATAATTATTATTTTACCTTCAGGGTTTCAGACAAAATTCCGGTTCTGGCTATCAACAGCAAAGATGACAACGCCTACTTACATTCAGTTTTTGCCCTTGATTCAGTGATTGATTTTTCAACAATTCAGGCTAAACAAACTGACTATTCAACGCTTAGCAATTACCCGTTAATTATATTAAATGACGTTGAACAATTATCCTCCGGGGCTATTCAGGAATTAATCAAATATACCAATCAGGGAGGTAACCTATTCATATTCCCATCCTTAGGAGCAGATCTTAACTCATTAAACCAACTTCTGGCTTCATTAAAGACCGATCAACTCATAAAAATTGATTCAGCTCGCAGTGCGGTTGCATCAGTCAACATGAAACATAGTATTTTCAAGGATGTTTTTGAGAAACAGGGCCTGAGCGAAGAAAATACTGACTTACCATTTATCAGCCGGCACTTCAAAATATCAGCATCAAGCACAGGAAGTAGTGAAGTGCTGATGACGCTGAACAACGGAGACCCATTTTTAATCACAACAAATACCGGCGAAGGACGTGTTTACCTGTGCGCAGTACCTGCCAGAGATAATGCCGGTAACTGGCCAAGACATGCCCTGTTTGTGCCTGCCATGCTTAATATTGCCTTCAACAGCGGGCATCCCGTACCCATGATGTATTACACCGGCACATCAGAAGGAATCAACCTGGGAAACATCAGGCCAGCAGAAGACAATATCTTTAAAATTTCGGCAAATAATGAATCCAATGCTTTTATCCCTGAGTTCAGAAGAATGGAAGGACAAAGCGTCATCTTTATGAACGATCAGATTAAAGAGGCTGGTATTTATCAAGTATTAAGTGGCCAGAAACTTGCAACACAACTCGCTTTTAACTACAACCGGAATGAATCTGATTTAAGTCTGGCAGACAATTCCGCTATAGAAAAACTTGCTGAAGAACATAAAGAATTTACAATATTAACGCCCGGTGGAAAACCACTGAATGAGATTATTTCGGATAGCCAGCAAAAGAAAGAACTTTGGAAGTGGCTCATCATTGCAGCTTTGCTGTGCATTGCCGGAGAAGTTATATTACTCAGAACATTCAGAAAAAATAAGGCCGTTTCGGCTTGA
- a CDS encoding ferritin family protein, with translation MEPFKSIDEILLFAINAEQEAVDFYSRLSAQSRNTEMKQIFKQYAQEEMEHKARLITVREQGLFKISTETIQDLKISDYIIDVMPGPEMTYHEALVLAMKKEKAAFRMYLDLAAKAPTEEISAIFNSLAQEEAKHKLRFELEYDQSVLKEN, from the coding sequence ATGGAGCCATTTAAATCTATTGATGAAATTCTTCTTTTTGCCATTAATGCTGAACAGGAAGCTGTTGATTTCTACAGCCGATTATCAGCACAATCGCGCAATACTGAGATGAAACAGATTTTCAAGCAATATGCGCAGGAAGAGATGGAACACAAAGCCAGGCTGATAACTGTTCGCGAGCAAGGTCTTTTTAAGATTTCAACAGAAACAATACAGGATTTAAAAATCAGTGATTATATCATTGACGTAATGCCAGGCCCCGAAATGACTTATCATGAAGCATTGGTTCTGGCCATGAAAAAAGAGAAAGCAGCTTTCCGGATGTACCTTGATCTTGCGGCTAAGGCACCTACCGAAGAAATAAGCGCTATTTTCAACTCGCTTGCCCAGGAAGAAGCCAAACACAAGTTGCGTTTTGAGCTTGAATACGACCAATCGGTATTAAAAGAGAATTAA
- a CDS encoding UvrD-helicase domain-containing protein, translating into MQKFLVYKSSAGSGKTYTLMLVYLSIVLKEPARFRNILAITFTNKAANEIKQRIVSSLKIIIEMQSEPTEGKLVHLIQSLQQRTELPFEELRANAGKVLSLILHNYGDFAVSTIDSFMHRIIRAFSFDLKLAMNFEVEMNTDLLLANTVDALLADVGKNEQLTQVLVKFVRERAEEDESWQIDRDLQSFADNLFNEDAIDFLKPAGEFSADNLDSLRKKLTQFLFDYKEEIVNLATDAMKLIEAHGIDPDLFSRGNTGIYNYFKKLSQGFIKTEVNSYVAKTINDGVWLSAKGQKSAQGQAVLSIADDLLGYFKSIEAVRQKDSGRYELYLNLRRNLYPMAVLGELSNRLQNVKKDLNVVSIAEFNRIISSIVMNEPVPFIYERTGEKYRHYLIDEFQDTSVLQWNNLLPLIDNSLSHGALNMIVGDGKQAIYRFRNGEVEQFVKLPEVDNPSGSEVLSQRSKSLEREYLPSVLDSNFRSKCEIVDFNNSFFNFSSKSFLPEYSQVYEDSAQKSDPLNNGGQVQIEFFDGDKKEFSAYNCRRAYELIDELKDSGYSPGDITILCRSNKDSSQMAAYLNSQGVKVVSSDSLLLRHSPEVNFMMNWLTLMTDPENVIVRSAIAMYLFNHPADSANTLHTNLQKALDISGFYKLLEENGYRVSFINFGQMSLYDTCEELIRIFGLHLKSPVYMQFFLDEILSFTSGKMAGAVEFLEHWEQKKNKLSVVLPLSDDAVQIMTIHKSKGLEFPVVIYAFADDAYKLTKKSAWVNLNDPLLTEMPVAMLKLDKSLEKTDFASLYTKEDQKSRLDLMNMVYVAFTRPAERLYVLTGKIPEKETEKEVRSLTALIVDFLKAAGLFEVSKLRYTFGDSGVVVQESNNVSGSNGLECEFLSSNWQQRLVFAGRAPQIWQSSTPESAQLSGNLLHKALAGIIYPSDLDKTINKLLNEGVIVPEEVQVLRHRLGLVLSHPDVARFFGQEGKIAVETEILAPGGKSYRPDRVVFLQNETHVVDYKAGAPVQSHKGQVLKYASLLEGMGYPRVRAWLVYLNQPVEVIEMVNG; encoded by the coding sequence ATGCAAAAATTCCTGGTTTATAAATCTTCTGCCGGATCTGGCAAAACATATACACTGATGCTTGTTTATCTGAGCATTGTTTTAAAAGAGCCTGCCAGGTTCAGAAATATTCTGGCCATTACCTTTACAAATAAAGCCGCCAATGAGATAAAACAGCGTATTGTTTCCAGTCTTAAAATTATCATTGAGATGCAATCAGAACCAACGGAAGGAAAATTGGTTCATCTCATTCAATCTCTTCAACAGCGCACTGAACTTCCATTTGAAGAATTGCGTGCAAATGCCGGAAAGGTGCTCTCGCTTATTTTGCATAACTATGGCGATTTTGCGGTTTCAACCATTGATAGTTTTATGCATCGTATTATCAGGGCATTCTCATTTGACCTGAAGCTTGCAATGAATTTTGAAGTAGAGATGAATACCGATTTGTTGCTTGCCAACACCGTTGATGCACTTTTAGCTGATGTAGGAAAAAATGAGCAATTGACTCAAGTGCTTGTTAAGTTTGTACGTGAGCGTGCCGAAGAAGATGAAAGCTGGCAAATTGATCGTGATTTGCAATCTTTTGCCGATAATCTTTTTAACGAAGATGCTATTGATTTTCTGAAACCAGCCGGCGAATTTTCGGCCGATAATCTTGATTCGCTCAGGAAAAAGTTAACTCAGTTTCTATTCGATTACAAGGAAGAAATTGTTAATCTGGCCACTGATGCAATGAAATTAATAGAAGCACATGGCATTGATCCTGATTTATTTTCGAGAGGGAATACGGGTATCTATAATTATTTTAAAAAACTGAGTCAGGGGTTTATTAAAACAGAAGTAAATTCCTATGTGGCCAAAACCATAAATGATGGAGTCTGGCTTAGTGCAAAAGGGCAAAAGAGTGCTCAGGGACAGGCTGTTCTTTCTATTGCAGATGATTTACTGGGATATTTTAAAAGTATTGAAGCGGTCAGGCAAAAAGACTCAGGCAGATATGAACTTTATCTTAATCTGCGCAGAAACCTTTATCCAATGGCTGTTTTGGGCGAGCTCAGCAACAGGCTTCAAAATGTAAAAAAAGATTTAAATGTGGTTTCCATTGCAGAATTTAACCGCATTATTTCTTCTATCGTTATGAATGAGCCTGTGCCATTTATTTATGAACGTACAGGCGAAAAATATCGCCATTACCTGATTGATGAGTTTCAGGATACTTCAGTTTTACAGTGGAACAACCTTCTGCCGCTTATCGATAATTCATTGTCGCATGGGGCTTTAAATATGATAGTCGGAGATGGAAAACAGGCTATTTATAGGTTTCGCAACGGAGAAGTTGAACAGTTTGTAAAATTGCCTGAAGTGGATAACCCATCAGGAAGCGAAGTGCTTAGTCAGAGGTCTAAATCGCTTGAACGCGAATATTTACCTAGTGTTTTGGATTCCAACTTCAGATCAAAATGCGAGATTGTTGACTTTAACAACAGTTTTTTCAATTTTTCATCGAAAAGCTTTCTTCCTGAATATAGCCAGGTGTATGAGGACTCAGCGCAGAAGTCAGACCCTCTCAATAATGGCGGGCAGGTTCAGATTGAATTTTTTGATGGTGATAAAAAGGAGTTTTCGGCATATAATTGCCGCAGGGCATATGAATTAATTGATGAGTTGAAGGATTCGGGTTATTCCCCGGGAGATATAACCATATTGTGTCGTTCAAATAAGGACTCATCGCAAATGGCCGCTTATCTTAATTCACAGGGAGTAAAAGTGGTTTCTTCTGATAGTCTGTTGCTTCGTCATTCACCTGAAGTGAATTTTATGATGAACTGGCTGACCCTGATGACTGACCCCGAAAATGTGATTGTTCGCTCTGCAATTGCTATGTACCTGTTTAATCATCCTGCTGATTCAGCAAATACGCTGCATACAAATCTTCAAAAGGCTTTGGATATTTCAGGATTTTACAAATTGCTTGAAGAGAATGGATACCGGGTTTCTTTCATAAACTTCGGGCAAATGTCACTTTATGATACTTGTGAAGAACTCATCCGGATTTTCGGGCTACACCTTAAATCACCGGTGTATATGCAATTTTTCCTTGATGAAATTCTCTCTTTTACATCAGGAAAAATGGCTGGAGCTGTTGAATTTCTTGAGCATTGGGAACAGAAAAAGAATAAACTGTCGGTTGTACTGCCATTATCTGATGATGCTGTTCAGATTATGACCATTCATAAGTCAAAAGGACTTGAATTTCCTGTGGTAATTTATGCTTTTGCTGATGATGCTTATAAGTTGACAAAAAAATCAGCATGGGTTAATCTGAATGACCCATTGCTGACCGAAATGCCGGTAGCAATGCTCAAACTGGATAAGTCGTTGGAAAAGACTGATTTTGCAAGTCTTTATACAAAAGAAGACCAGAAGTCGCGACTTGATTTGATGAATATGGTATATGTGGCTTTTACACGGCCGGCTGAAAGATTATATGTACTTACTGGAAAAATCCCCGAAAAGGAAACTGAAAAGGAAGTCAGAAGTTTGACAGCATTAATTGTTGATTTTTTAAAAGCTGCCGGGCTGTTTGAAGTTTCAAAACTGAGGTACACTTTTGGTGATTCAGGCGTTGTAGTCCAGGAATCAAACAATGTTTCAGGAAGTAATGGACTGGAGTGTGAATTTTTGTCAAGTAATTGGCAACAACGATTGGTTTTTGCAGGAAGAGCTCCTCAAATTTGGCAATCGTCTACTCCTGAAAGTGCGCAATTGTCCGGCAATTTGCTTCACAAGGCCCTTGCCGGAATTATTTACCCGTCAGATCTCGATAAAACGATAAATAAATTACTGAACGAAGGCGTAATCGTTCCTGAAGAAGTTCAGGTTTTGCGACATCGGCTTGGGCTGGTGTTGAGTCATCCTGATGTCGCCCGTTTTTTTGGACAGGAAGGAAAAATCGCAGTTGAGACTGAAATTCTTGCTCCGGGAGGTAAAAGTTACAGGCCCGACAGAGTTGTTTTTCTGCAAAATGAAACGCATGTGGTTGATTACAAGGCAGGAGCGCCGGTTCAATCGCATAAAGGCCAGGTGCTCAAATATGCTTCTCTTCTTGAGGGTATGGGTTATCCGCGTGTGAGAGCCTGGTTAGTATATCTGAATCAGCCTGTCGAGGTTATTGAAATGGTAAATGGCTGA
- a CDS encoding toxin-antitoxin system YwqK family antitoxin, which translates to MKIKILLAFLACLFLTTSCKREKKEYYPDGRLKSVQQYKGKKQQGVSTWYYDNGKKQLEASYLNNKLEGKTTRWYFNGSKEAEEMYKNGLRNGLSVNWNTSGLKIEERTYSNDTLDGTYLMYHENGVVKIEGGYKKGLYDGKWTYYNEFGFRIGDGNYHQGNGTQRAFHQNGKLWIEVPYASNKRNGVGREYNNNGKLIKESIYKDDILIETKSFE; encoded by the coding sequence ATGAAAATAAAAATATTACTTGCATTCCTGGCCTGCTTGTTTCTAACTACCTCCTGCAAAAGAGAAAAAAAAGAATACTACCCTGACGGACGGCTGAAGTCGGTTCAGCAGTACAAAGGCAAAAAACAGCAAGGAGTAAGCACCTGGTATTACGACAACGGTAAAAAGCAGCTGGAAGCTTCCTACCTGAATAATAAGCTGGAAGGAAAAACCACACGTTGGTATTTCAATGGCTCAAAAGAAGCAGAAGAAATGTATAAAAACGGTCTTCGTAACGGACTATCTGTCAATTGGAACACCTCCGGCCTTAAAATTGAAGAACGCACATACAGCAACGATACGCTTGACGGCACCTATTTAATGTATCACGAAAACGGAGTGGTTAAAATAGAAGGTGGCTATAAAAAGGGGCTTTATGACGGAAAATGGACTTATTACAATGAATTTGGATTCAGAATAGGCGACGGCAATTATCACCAGGGAAATGGAACGCAACGGGCGTTTCACCAGAATGGCAAACTGTGGATTGAAGTCCCTTATGCATCAAATAAAAGGAATGGTGTTGGGCGCGAGTATAACAATAATGGAAAACTTATTAAGGAATCCATTTATAAAGACGATATTCTGATTGAAACCAAAAGTTTTGAATAA
- the rlmB gene encoding 23S rRNA (guanosine(2251)-2'-O)-methyltransferase RlmB: protein MMKDNNMLYGMRPVIEAIAAGKEIDKLMLQQGLKGELVPELRKLINENNIPYQYVPIEKLNRLVRGNHQGVVCFVSPVIFQPIENLLLSVFDKGETPLFIILDRITDVRNMGAIARTAECAGAHGLIIPEKGGAPISADAMKASAGALNSIPVHRSSNLKNTIDYLKQSGLKIVAASEKGKSNYYDTDLTGPLAIIMGSEEDGVSGEYLRRCDEVLNIPMRGTIGSLNVSVAAGILLFEVVKQHSNT from the coding sequence ATAATGAAAGACAACAACATGTTATATGGCATGCGTCCGGTCATAGAGGCCATTGCTGCCGGTAAAGAAATTGACAAACTGATGTTACAACAGGGGCTTAAAGGCGAACTTGTTCCTGAGCTCCGAAAACTCATCAACGAAAACAACATTCCTTATCAATATGTACCCATAGAAAAGCTTAACCGGCTTGTACGCGGCAATCATCAGGGGGTTGTCTGCTTTGTTTCTCCGGTCATTTTTCAACCCATTGAAAATTTACTGCTTTCTGTTTTCGACAAAGGGGAAACACCTCTTTTTATTATTCTTGACAGAATTACCGATGTCAGAAATATGGGAGCCATTGCCCGCACAGCTGAATGCGCGGGTGCACATGGTTTGATTATTCCGGAAAAAGGCGGCGCTCCTATCAGTGCCGATGCCATGAAAGCCTCAGCAGGAGCGCTCAACAGCATTCCGGTTCACAGAAGCTCCAACCTGAAAAATACAATAGATTACCTAAAGCAGAGCGGCTTGAAAATAGTTGCCGCCTCTGAAAAAGGCAAATCAAATTATTATGATACCGACTTAACCGGACCGCTTGCCATCATCATGGGCTCAGAAGAAGATGGTGTTTCAGGCGAATATCTTCGCCGGTGCGATGAAGTTTTGAATATTCCGATGCGCGGGACAATTGGTTCATTAAACGTTTCGGTTGCAGCCGGAATCCTGCTTTTTGAGGTTGTAAAGCAACACAGCAATACCTAA
- the gdhA gene encoding NADP-specific glutamate dehydrogenase, whose product MNLEKIMTDLEKKHPGEVEYLQAVREVLESIEDIYNENPQFETASIIERIVEPDRILSFKVPWVDDNGKVHVNLGYRVQFNNAIGPYKGGLRFHPSVNLSILKFLGFEQIFKNSLTTLPMGGGKGGSDFDPKGKSNAEIMRFCQSFMLELWKIIGPETDVPAGDIGVGGREIGFLYGMYKKLAREHTGVLTGKGISWGGSLIRPEATGFGAVYFAQEMLKTKGQDFVGKTVAVSGFGNVAWGAVTKVNELGGKVVTISGPDGYIYDPDGISGEKINYLLELRASNQDIVKPYSYEFPNAQFHQGKRPWEVKCDVALPCATQNELGKEDALTLIKNGVYCVAEGANMPSTPEAIEAFQEHKVMFAPGKAVNAGGVATSGLEMSQNSMKLNWASEEVDMRLHQIMKNIHGQCVKYGTQADGYINYVKGANIAGFLKVANAMLDQGVI is encoded by the coding sequence ATGAATCTGGAAAAAATCATGACCGACCTGGAAAAAAAACATCCGGGTGAAGTTGAGTACTTGCAAGCGGTACGCGAAGTTCTGGAGTCCATTGAAGATATCTACAATGAGAACCCTCAATTTGAAACAGCCAGTATAATCGAGCGCATAGTTGAGCCCGACCGTATTTTAAGTTTCAAAGTGCCCTGGGTTGATGACAATGGTAAAGTACATGTAAACCTTGGCTACAGGGTTCAGTTCAACAACGCAATAGGCCCTTACAAAGGCGGACTTCGTTTCCACCCGAGTGTGAATCTCAGTATCCTGAAATTCCTCGGTTTTGAGCAAATTTTCAAGAACAGCCTTACCACACTGCCTATGGGTGGTGGTAAAGGTGGCAGCGATTTTGACCCTAAAGGAAAATCCAATGCCGAAATTATGCGTTTTTGCCAGTCATTCATGCTGGAATTATGGAAAATAATTGGCCCGGAAACCGATGTACCTGCTGGTGACATAGGTGTTGGTGGACGCGAAATTGGCTTCCTGTACGGAATGTACAAAAAACTTGCACGTGAGCATACCGGCGTTCTAACCGGTAAAGGAATCAGCTGGGGCGGTAGCCTTATCAGACCTGAAGCTACAGGATTTGGCGCTGTTTATTTTGCTCAGGAAATGCTCAAAACCAAAGGTCAGGACTTCGTAGGTAAAACTGTTGCAGTTAGTGGTTTTGGTAATGTTGCATGGGGTGCAGTAACCAAAGTGAATGAACTTGGTGGAAAAGTTGTAACGATTTCAGGACCTGACGGATACATTTACGATCCAGATGGTATTTCAGGTGAGAAAATTAACTACCTGCTTGAACTCAGAGCTTCAAACCAGGATATCGTTAAACCATATTCTTACGAATTCCCGAATGCCCAGTTCCATCAGGGAAAACGCCCATGGGAAGTTAAATGCGATGTTGCATTACCCTGCGCAACCCAGAACGAACTTGGCAAGGAAGACGCCCTCACTCTTATTAAAAACGGCGTTTACTGTGTAGCTGAAGGTGCTAATATGCCTTCAACTCCCGAAGCTATTGAAGCTTTCCAGGAACATAAAGTTATGTTTGCTCCGGGTAAGGCTGTTAATGCTGGTGGTGTTGCTACTTCAGGTCTTGAAATGTCACAAAACTCAATGAAACTTAACTGGGCTTCCGAAGAGGTAGATATGCGTCTGCACCAGATCATGAAAAACATTCATGGGCAGTGTGTTAAATACGGAACTCAGGCTGACGGATATATCAACTACGTTAAGGGTGCTAACATTGCAGGTTTCCTTAAAGTGGCTAACGCTATGCTCGATCAGGGAGTCATCTAA